In a single window of the Deinococcus yavapaiensis KR-236 genome:
- a CDS encoding PucR family transcriptional regulator, with protein MLPTLREILDLPAFSGALVLSGQGQLEARVTWVHVSEVLDGHRFLSGGELLLSTGLELANASVEARGQYVRNLAQSGATGLALELVRNLRDVPPEMLGAARMLNFPILAFSHEVRFADLTRAAHERILRPHGSPGEGSLAPVMAALVETGRAETFVKAQLGPLLTLPSRPRATLLATLDFLLRHHMNVAEVARQLGVRRQTIYYRLDQVTGMLGDIGEARRSVALALALQLCRDGAVELDRIGQSVS; from the coding sequence ATGCTGCCGACTTTGCGCGAAATCCTCGATCTGCCCGCCTTCTCGGGCGCGCTCGTCCTGAGCGGTCAAGGTCAGCTGGAAGCGCGCGTGACGTGGGTGCATGTCAGCGAGGTGCTCGACGGGCACCGCTTCTTGTCGGGCGGCGAACTGTTGCTGTCGACCGGGTTGGAGCTGGCGAACGCGAGCGTCGAGGCGCGCGGGCAGTACGTGCGCAACCTCGCGCAGAGCGGCGCGACGGGGTTGGCGCTCGAACTCGTCCGCAATTTGCGTGACGTCCCACCGGAGATGCTGGGCGCCGCGAGAATGTTGAACTTTCCGATCTTGGCGTTTTCCCATGAGGTGCGCTTCGCCGACCTCACGCGCGCGGCTCACGAGCGCATCTTGCGTCCGCACGGCTCGCCGGGCGAGGGCAGCCTCGCGCCCGTCATGGCGGCGCTCGTGGAGACGGGCCGCGCAGAGACGTTCGTGAAAGCGCAACTCGGTCCCCTGCTCACCCTTCCGAGCCGACCGAGGGCGACGCTGCTCGCCACCCTCGACTTCCTGCTGCGGCATCACATGAACGTCGCCGAGGTCGCGCGTCAACTCGGCGTGCGGCGCCAGACGATCTACTACCGCCTCGACCAGGTCACGGGAATGCTCGGCGACATCGGCGAGGCGAGGCGCTCGGTCGCGCTCGCCTTGGCGTTGCAATTGTGCCGGGACGGCGCCGTGGAACTCGACCGCATCGGACAGAGTGTCTCTTGA